Below is a genomic region from Planococcus lenghuensis.
GGTGAGGCAACAGAAGAGGCGGTATTGAATTCCCTGGTGACAGCAGAGAAAGTAGTGGGGCGCGACGGAAACGAACGCCCGGCGTTTAAAGACCTCATCCAGAAATTCAATATTTCGTTGACCAGGAATACATAATAGAGCATCTAACGTATTTGCGCTGAGTGTAACTTAAGTATAGATGAGTAATTTTGCCATAGTCAGATAGGGAGATGAATATGTGGAAGCAAAATTGAGTGATGCAATCACATTAAGAGAAAATGGAAAACAACAAGAATCAAATCGACTTTTATTGAAGTTGGCAGAAGAATTTCCGGATGATCCTTTAATTAATTATCAATGCGCTTGGAGTTTTGATGTATTAGGAGAAGAAGCGAATGCAATCCCATTTTACGAAAAAGCCATCCATCTCGGATTGTCTGGAAAGAACTTAGAGGGGGCGCTTCTTGGTCTAGGAAGTACGTACAG
It encodes:
- a CDS encoding tetratricopeptide repeat protein, translated to MEAKLSDAITLRENGKQQESNRLLLKLAEEFPDDPLINYQCAWSFDVLGEEANAIPFYEKAIHLGLSGKNLEGALLGLGSTYRTLGMYEESKKIFSKGIRLFPANNAMRTFYAITLYNLKEHRTAMEILLGCLLATTADSNITAYKRALEFYSDKLDETW